One Bacteroidota bacterium genomic window, GAATTTTGATTTGAAAGCAATCCGCAAATCAAAAATGAATCTTGCCTATGACGCCATGTTTGGCGCGGGGCAGAATGTCATAAAAAGGATTCTTCCGGAAACCATCATGCTTCATTGCGAAAACAATCCTTCCTTTAACGGAATATCTCCTGAACCCATCGCAAAAAATCTCAGAGAGATTTCTTTACTCATTAAAAATTCAAAAAAGAAATCCAGGAAATATCAAATAAGCTCGGCACTGGCAACCGATGGAGATGCAGACCGGTTAGGACTGTTTGACAGCAGCGGAAATTTTATTGACTCTCATCACATCATTCTCCTTCTCATCCATTATTTATGCAAATACAAGAAGATGAAAGGAAAAGTATGCACCGCTTTTTCCACCACAGTAAAAATTAAAAAAATGTGCGAGCACTACGGATTGGAACTGGAAGTGGTGAAAATCGGTTTCAAATACATCTGCGGAATAATGATAAAGGAAGATGTGCTCATTGGCGGAGAAGAGTCGGGAGGCATTGCCATCAAAGGGCATATTCCGGAAAGAGATGGAATATGGATGGGATTAACACTTTGGGAATTCATGGCAAAGTCAGGCAAATCACTGGAAGAACTTATAAAAGAAGTGTATGCTATTACCGGAAGTTTTGCGTTTGAAAGAAACGACCTGCATCTTTCTGAAGAACTCAAAAATAAAATTGCAGATAACTGTAAACAAGGCGCCTATTCTTCCTTCGGAAAATACAAAGTACAGCGCATGGATGATATGGACGGATGGAAATATTATCTTAGTCAGGAGTCAGGAGTCAGGAGTCAGGAGACAAAACCCCCAACTCCAAACTCCCCACTCCAAACTTCGGAAGAATGGCTGATGATTCGCGCCTCAGGAACTGAACCCGTTCTGAGAACCTATGCGGAAGCATCCACTCAGAAAAAAGCCCTTGACATTTTGAATGCCGCTAAGAAAACGCTCCTTCGGAACGATGCTTGATTACGCTGTACTATGAAGAAACATTTCTATTTATTTCTTCTGGCTTCTGGCTTCTGGCTTCTGGCTTCGAGTGATTCGTTCGCCCAAGCCCCCAAATCTTTTTCTTCCGATTCCGTAAAATTCCTCAGCGAGATGGATGATTACTTCAGCTCGGTGAAAGGAAAAGAAAAAGAAGGGCATGATTTCATCAAAGAACAGTTCAAGCCATTTTGGTTTGGCGGATATTTATCAAGCGAGAAAAGGCAGTTCGTTTATGCCACCAGCATTGCCATGCTTCAGAAAAAGCTCCGCCCGTTCCCCGACTATTTCAACTTTTTCAGCGCCATGATTAATTTTTATACGAAAGCCAACCTGCAGGAAAGCAGTTTTCTATCCTGGAAAACAAGCATGGAAAAACTGATTGAAACATCAGGCGCCAAAAAACTTTCCGACTTTCTGGAAGCGTCAAATGATATTTTCGGAACAAACAAACTTTACGAGTCCCCTTCGGTGGAATGGTTTGCCGGCAGCAGCAACTACGAGTTTGAGTTTGACTCGCTGCCAAAAATTGTTTTTTCAAAAACCGATCTCTGCTGCGCTGTGAAAGCCGATACCGCCACCATCTCCGGCACCAGCGGTGTTTATTATCCCACAGAAAAAAAATGGGTGGGCTATGGCGGCAAAGTAACATGGAAACGGGCAGGCATTGATGAAGACCTTGTGTATGCTGAATTGAAAAGATATACTGCCATCACCACCCGGCAAAGTTATTCTGCCGATTCAGTCAGGTTCACCAATAAAATATATTTTCAAAGTCCGCTGCTTGGCACGCTGGAAGAAAAAGCAGTGCCCGATGCCACTCCCGAAAACGCAACGTATCCCCGCTTTGAATCGTACAGTACGCGCTTTGAAATCAAAAACATCGCTGAAGGCAAAGTGGATTTTGCAGGAGGGTTCTCCCTGCGGGGAAATAAATTCATCGGTTCGGGAAGCAAAACCGCTGATGCGTACCTCTATTTCAAGCGCAATAACAAAGCATTGGTAAGAGCCGCCAGCAAAACTTTCATCTTCCGGCAGGACAGAATAACGTGCGAAGATGCCGCCATCACCATGTTTTTGGATAAAGACTCTATTTATCATCCTTCCATTAAATTGAAGTTCGACATTGAAAACAAAGAATTGATTCTCATCCGAACACTGGAAGGAATTTCAAAAACTCCTTACTTCAATACCTTCCATCAGGTGGATATGCGCGTGGAAGAAATTGACTGGAAACTCGATTCCGCTAAAATGGATTTCAAAACTCTCATCGGCAGTTCGCAGGGAAATGCTGATTTCGGTTCTTCCAATTATTATCGCGGAGATGTGTATTACGAATTGCAGGGCTATGACCAGGTGAACCCGCTGGTTGCTTTAAAACAATGCGGTGAAAAACTTGGCAGGACTACTTTTACGGGAGAAGAATATGCAAAGTTCAGGCACACAGAAGCGCAGGCGCTGCGCCCTTACCTCATCCCGATTGCAAACGGAGGATTCATCATTTATACTCCGCAGGATGATAAAATTATTTTGCAGGACCGCTTGTTTACCTTTTTGAAAGCAAAAGCAGGCACTGCCGATTATGATGTGCTCGGAATTCATTCCGAAGTGAAGGGCGGATCAATCAATGCCGTGCTGAATCTTTTGAATTATGATTTGAAGATATATGGCGTGTCTCAAATC contains:
- a CDS encoding phosphoglucomutase/phosphomannomutase family protein — its product is MEKIKFGTDGWRAIIGKEFTVENVARVAEGAALWLLNNSSFVPRPSSLSVVVGHDCRFGGELFAETVAQVLAHHGIKVFLAKGFVSTPMISFGAVKYKANLGIIITASHNPPSYNGFKLKGSYGGPLLSEQVSEIENLIPEKCSVNVDEINTGKFIQHVDLESLYVKQVEKNFDLKAIRKSKMNLAYDAMFGAGQNVIKRILPETIMLHCENNPSFNGISPEPIAKNLREISLLIKNSKKKSRKYQISSALATDGDADRLGLFDSSGNFIDSHHIILLLIHYLCKYKKMKGKVCTAFSTTVKIKKMCEHYGLELEVVKIGFKYICGIMIKEDVLIGGEESGGIAIKGHIPERDGIWMGLTLWEFMAKSGKSLEELIKEVYAITGSFAFERNDLHLSEELKNKIADNCKQGAYSSFGKYKVQRMDDMDGWKYYLSQESGVRSQETKPPTPNSPLQTSEEWLMIRASGTEPVLRTYAEASTQKKALDILNAAKKTLLRNDA